GTTGTCCTTGGCAACGACCAATAGAAATGAGTCGTTTACTCCCTAATACCGCCCCCTCTCTTCATGGACAAAGTTGACTATTGACGTGGTTGTTCAAGACTACAGATCACTAAAAGCAACATTTATGTGATTTCTGCTCAATTGAAATTGTCCAAACGACCTGAAAACACACGAATTAAAATACACATGCAACTCACTCAAAATGAGAAATTAACTGGGTGATACACTAATTGATAACTGTGCATTTTCTCATTGTCATTTTATTAGCTATTTGAGTTGGTCGCtgtaaatctgtttaaaaaggaaatcctgtattaaagttaaaatgttgTCCTCCCAAGCCGTGTCAGGGTATTATccctgccgtgacccggattcgaaccggggttgctgcggccacaacgcagagtactaaccactatacgatcacggcgaGCTACTGGGAGTTGTGATGACGGCGTGGTTGGTGGGCTTTTTCTCGCTGGGGCTCATCTGGCTGGGGTCCATAATGTGTGCCACCGTGGAAAGCTGTCTTCCGCGAGATACCTCATGTTTCAACTAGCGCTCTTTAGATTCAACGAGATCTCTATTACACAGCAAATAACGTTAGGTGAGTAGACAGTGCAAgtataagacatcatttaaaaatagaaatatgaaaacgtACAATAAACTATGGTTACACATATACAAATAAGAGTACGTTTCTACAATTAAAGTGTCAAAGTGTTGTTTTCTCGCGAGATTATATAATTTCAACGTTACTGAACACGAAATCTACATCCAGATTACTCACACTCCTGTAACGAATGCCGCATTatatagagcagtggttctcaaatgggggtacgtgagatttaaaaaatatatatttaaattagcatccattcaaaaatcctttagaAATAGTTTtctaataaatattcaataaaatctaagtgtaagttcataaactgaattcaatgcaacaatgcaatcttcaatgttgacagtttaataaatcagacactgaatGCACAgtgctgtgtattacatctttttttccaaccaaaaatgctttgcgctggttagggggtacttggctaaagaagtatttcacagggggtacatcactgaaaaaaggttgagaaccactgatatAGAGGTTACGGCCTCCAACGCATGTATTGAAcgaaaaggaagaaataaatgtaagaaaCGTTTCTTCATGTCCCATTAATAATAAACGTATTTCATTGCAGTCTTGTTTTCATAAATTTAGTTAGCCTGGCAGAAGTTCGGcttcccatatggtctagcggttaggattcctggttttcacccaggcggcccgggttcgactcccggtatgggaacataccttttattctatatattgaactatatattattattttatagcgTTACAAGTCAGAGTTAATAACAGCTGGctaaataaagttatatgaCCTATTGATCGTGTAGCGTTTGATCGTTTTCGTCATATAATAGCTGGCTTGGTTATCAATAATGATCGTTGTCATGAAAATATTAGAATATAAGATAAACAAACGTTGTAATGACATACCCTCAAAAGTGTTATACTGATAAGTTCAGATAAGGCTACATCATTTCGTTGTTTTActgtattgtgtttatttctagGGATATAGCGATGGGTATCACTTGACGCTATATGTCACATGACGCTACACGGAAGTGATACACGGAAGTGGGTCGAAGCAGTCTTTTTGAACGACTGATTCCTAGTCGAAGCGTCCTCTCTAAAGACTGTATTATAAAGTAGTTGAGTGAGTACAAAAAGCCGAAATGGTTGTGTCAGACTTGGATAAATCTTCTGTGTTACTGGACGAAAAGCTGCTCTGTTTCATGGAGCAGCTGGAGTTACTGGAGGAGAAACGAGCCGCTCTCAACTCTCTCATAGAGCAGGTAACGTGAGCCTAGCACACAGAAACCCATGTAGCAAGAGTCTGCTTGTAATGTCAAGTTTGCCACTTTCAGACATCCATCCCATCTCTGTCTTAATGTATGTGTTCATGAATGATAtaactgcaaaacaaatgttttgaagGTGAAACGTTAAGCCCTTTGAAATCAAGCTAAAACAGCAATTTTGGGTAATGTATTAAGTGTTTGCATTCTACTAATGTAGCAACctgaatatctttgtgttttctactgttaaacaaacaaaataaattatactaTTTCAGCTTGGGCTCCTGGAAATTGTGACTGGCAATGTTTTACTGTTATCTACCAAACGATTGCCTGAGtaattgagaaaataagtgTCAGATAATAATTATGAAGAAAACTGTATGTACTcataaatatttagatttttaatttttactgaATGCTTTACTTTACCCTTGATACTATTTCACTGTTATGTTCCCCCACAGGGATGGTTTTCTATGTCCAAGGCTAGATATTCCATGGGAAACAAACACGTCTCTCCACTTCAGTATGCGAGTGAGATAGAGCCACTGGTCTGTGTTCATGCCAAGTGAGGAATTAGTCATGTTTCACAGAATGAATGCTCccactttatttttgttcactGGAGTATCATGACTATCAATAtttgtgacttttatttatgttttacagaACATTGGACAATGGTGAGGTGGATTTCTGCACAGAAAGGGTGAAACAAAAGTGTAATGAGGTTGGAAAAGATAAGATAGAGGATATTGGACCTCAAGAAGAAGGTGAGTCTGCCACATGCCATGTTGTGATAGAAAGCGTGTTTACatttaccaaaaacaaatacatttttgattcatTCAATGATGTGGTTTCATAGGAGTCAGGAGAAGAATCAAACCAAAAAAGGatatgacagagaaagaggcaAGTGAAGAAACAAGCAGTGAGAAAGCTCCTGAAGTAACTCCAGTCAGAAAAAGCGACCAGAATCCTCAGCAAGATCCACTGAAATGGTTTGGGATTCTGGTTCCACAATCTCTTAAACATGCACAGTCGTCATTTCAGCAAGGTATGATGTTACATTGCCCAGATATTATATACTTCTTTTGGTTTTGATTTAAAGCAGTCAAGCGTTTGTTCTGCTAACATGTCATTTCTTTAGAGAAAAGCAAATATTAGGTCAtaattttgatttgatttgtgcaCACTAGATACTGATAACAGTATCTATTGTGTACATATCAAATCCAAATGATTTTGGTACATTGTGTAAATAATGTACCAAAATCTTAATTTCCACAATGTACCAAAATAACCATGTTTCTATAGTTATTTCCCCTGAGATTCTTAAGCCGGCTCTGGGAACTACACTTATTATGACTTAAGAAAACACATGCTTCaccaatttaacaaaaaatatggaacatttacaaaaaagcTCCAAAGAAATGAAACGCAGGCTAATTGTGATGCACATTCTGCAATTTGATAACAAATAGGCAGTAcattacaaaaaacatgcagataCAGAAAACTCAACACAATTGTTGATTCCCTTTAAATTATGTAATTTAGAGATGTAATGAGCTAACAATTTCTTTCAGTTTTAACACTGACTGCAGAATCTAGATATTAAAGATATTCGGTATGTGATAACCTTATTAGCCTCCACTTTCAAATACACGGacaaaatacaaacagtttATTAGTTTGCCAGGGTTACAGGTTAATTTAGCCTATATTTGTTGTATGCATATATGTAAATGCACAACAATAGCCTCAATGCCATATTAGTATGGGTGGATGAATACATTTGGATAAAGGGTGGAGAAATTAAAGATCTTATTCTCCTGATGCCACAGATATAATCATTTCAACCGAAGTCTGAATTTAGGAATGTgacattttctataaaaaaaataacattgatgaatttatttttgagCAACTATTATAAGTACAAAAAACCCAACCTGCAAATGACATAACTCTCCTAATTAGGCATATAGGGAGAACATCGTAATTGTTTTGGTGATCAGTATTTTTATGTGCAAGATAAAACCTCTGCCACAGTTGTAAGTGTACTACTGCGATCTCCTTTTTCATCATCTTTCATCtactcttctctttttctgtcataTAACAGTTGTAGAGCTGTCAGCTGAGATTGCAACCCTTCAGACTGCAGTTTTGAACACCAGACGGGAGCTGAAGCACAGCATGAAGGACAAACGCATTCACCTGGAGGAAGCTTCAGCAACCCAGTTGGACAAGATGGCAGACTAATTAACTTTAAGTTAAATCTGGAGATGATCTGAGAAGAGCGTGTGGCCACAGGCAGTGACAGGGTACAGTCAGTAGATTATGCTTAAGGGCCAACTGAACTCAACAGCGATCTTCTGAATTCTCAAGTGTCAAGTTACAGATGATTATTTAATGACTCAATGTCTAGTAATAGATTATGTTTGATCCTGTGCGTTTTACTGTCTACCTCATAAATGTGTGGCCTGTTAGAGATGGATCTGTTTGTGAATGCTGTCTTTTAgtatttgaaatacattttgagtaGTATACttagaaaatattttatgaatataaacagaacctgtttgatgtttttttatttatttaattaatagcACTCTTTGTAAAGGATGTATCCATTGCAATTATTAGaatgattaattaatcatttactAATacttaataaatcaattataaGACGATAATAAGAACCAGTTGTTTGTTGCCAGATTGAGAAAAGCCTTTGAATGGtgttgaatattgttttttatttggtaaTAATGCAGTGATACGTTTTTggtaatacaataatacatcCTAAAAAGTTGTTAATTAATATACTGTGTTCCAGGTCCTCTGCAGCCATTAcccagaaaacatatttatcagCATAACAATACTTTCAATAATAATTGATCAATAGATGTCATATGTTAGTTTGTTTCTGCCTGTTGATTGTATTCCTCTCCATTTGttcttattgtttgtgttttaaaaaatgctgcaaaaacGGATTTGTTAAGCAATAGTTAACGACTTAATGACCATTATTTACAACTTCTTATCCCTTTACAAGGGGTGTCCATTTTAGAGAGTGGCACCAAATTGTCTTTAATTTCATATTTGTATTCcctttcccccaaaaaaaataattattaaaaaatgcagTTCAGTTGAATGTTGaatgatggtttttttttatttaatttaatttgtaataCAGAAATTCAATCTTCATTTCAATTTGTATTGCAAGTATGATATCAGAGGAAAACGGCCTCCTCTTGTCTGGGGACAACCGAACATTACCGAGAACTGCCGAAACGGGAAACGAGACTCCCGTTCTTGTGTATTACTTCCTGGTACAATGATATACTGGCTGTGTGCCTCCATGAAGCTcagctctgcctcctcttcacTTGCGTCCTAACGACGGATGGGAGCGCAGAGACAACGGATGCAGAGCTTCCCTATCATATTATTGATGTTTCCAGACATCCACAGCAGCCAATGTTGTCAGATTGTGGCCGATTTTGGACGTGCAAGCCACGCAACTCCTGCCtggaataacattttattttgtctgcgCAATTGGCatcaacatttattcatttttttattaatgtgtgaTCAGGGATTGAAAAGTAAACACGCTGGCCTGCGCTCATGATCAGCGGCGAGGTGGGATTGATACCTCAGACTCGGATTGTCCTTGATCGCAAGTTGATTTTTACTTCGGAGCAGAGCAACTGTGTGCTCCAATGGCGTCAGTTTCGAAGGTGTCTATTCTGGATTACTTTAATATTGTGTTTGAAGGTGAAAATGGCAAAATCGAGTCCAACTGCAAGGCTTGTGGTACGAGGATCCAGGCAAAGCGGAGTGTCACGTCCAACTTCGTAACGCATCTCAAggtaaacatttcaaaataaaatgtttttattcgtCTTATCATATTTCTGGCAGCATCAGCTGAAACAGCTGGCCCTACAGTATCCTTTAATGTCCATGCTACCACACAGTGTCAGCTATATAAACCTGACTGTAAAGACAAATCTGTTGCTTCTGTATCCATACTGTACCCTCTTCCACAGATGTCAAAATAAGGCATTATGGGGTAAAGATGTAAGCTGTACATCTACTTTTCTACCTGCCAACCAATAACATTGAtgtcccctctctgtgtctctcccaTTCAGCGGAAGCACCAGGCTATGTATGATGACTTTGTGAAAAGGAAGGATATGAAGAGAGAGGGTTACTCCTCTGGTTCCCTGCACGGTTTCACCACAAATGGAGGGAATACTCGCTACACTCTCCCCATCAATGCTcgagttggaggaggaggaggaggaggaggtgctggaggagctggaggattGGGAACTCTTGAGGGAGGAGGCTCGGGTGGAGGGTTGACCAGGTTTGACAGACATGACCCACGTCAGGTGTGTGTTATAATCCATCATCGCTTGATATGCAAATAACCAAGCTACTATTAATGAAATCCTATAGGTGATGCATTATTTATTGTGGCATTGCGATGAAACCATTTGCGATGATAAGCGTAATTTACAAAGCTTTTTTGTCACCCCAGGTTCTGATCTCTGAGGCTATAGCTAAAATGATTGTGCGTGATCTGCAGCCGGTATCCATAGTGGAAAATCAAGGCTTCAGAGAGCTGCTTCAGCTCCTGGAGCCACGGTACACTCCTGAGCCACAGCACTATATCCAGAGCCAGCTCCTCCCAGCCTACGTCTACCAGGCTCAGCTAGCAACGCGACAGGCCCTGGCCTCAGCGCACGCCCTCAGTCTCAGCCTAGATCTCTGGAGAGGCTTAACTGGAGCCACTTCAGGGTAAGGAGGTAAAATCAACCGAAAAACAACATGATTCCCTCTTGGTTTGATTTGCTAACTGATGagtccccttctctctctctctctctctctctctctctctctctcactctcactctcactctctctctctctttgtctctatCCGTGTGTGTAGGTACGTCGGTGTCACCTGTCATTTTCTCACGTCTGATTGGCAGATGCGCTCAGCTCTCCTGGCGTGCCTCCCCCTGACTGGAGGCAGCTCTGGGAATCGTGTGCTCTCAGATTTTGATGATGTATGTCACTCTCATGGCGTGTCAGGGAGAGCATTTCGGGTGGTTGCGGACCATTTTctagcagcaacaacaaccgcAAAGCCATGTTGTCTTCCTGGTTTCCTGGTTGAACCTTCTCTCGCTTACAGCCAAGACGAAGATGATGTGGAAGAGGTGGACAATGGTAACAATGTGGAGGAAGGGACCAGGAACGGCCacggtgatggaggagaggaaggagagtgGGAGGACTTGTGGGAGCAGGGTGTGGGTGTTTGTCGAGTGGACtgtttctctcgctctcttgaACAGTGTGTCAGAGAGGGGTTACGCTCCTGTCCACAGGTCACTTCCACACTGGCCAAGGCTGCCTGTTTCTACAACTACATAACCTCTGCTGTCCCACCTGAGAAACTTAGCCAGGTGTTTGATGGTCCCGGGTTGAGCACGGGGGCACCAGGAAATACCCCTCCTGTAGCAAGAGTCTGGGCTACTCAGCTTAAGGTATGAATAATATACAAGCTTTATGTTATTCTCCCATGCTTTGCATTTAGGATAAATcatttataatacaatataaggactttcttactctttttttatgcaTGTCAACAATtttataatatcatattttatattattaaaaccaTGTTATATTGCATTATATTATCAGTCACTAGTTGCAGCAATTATGTAGGGTTCCGATGAGGGCTTTTAGTGACACATACAtcaataaacacttaaaatgtccCAATATCTGCATGCAACTacattattatatgttataagCCACTTATTAGTTTTTTATACTCCTTATAAATGCTTAAAAGAGAGGTTATTAAATATTGTCACCAGTATGCAGTATGTGTCCATAATAACATTAATTGCATAGCCTGATTATGTAGCTGTTTTAGCAAGATTTATAATTTGACTCTGAGAAATGCAAGATTTTCTATGATGACAAAAATCAAGAGTATGTTTCCATAGTTTTAAATAgtacagttcattttttttgtttcatttttgatgCAGGTGCTTCGGCGGCTGCTTGACTCAGTGGAGTTCTTGGAGGAGTTGAGTGGTCCGGGGGAGGTGGCGCTGGGTGGTTCAGAGAGAGCCCTGCTCAGGGAGCTCACTGACACTTTGGAGCCCTTCACTGAGGCCTGGGACATGGTGCAAggggacagacaggcagacatacagacagacagacatgtgtCCATCAGCCTGGCTCTGCCTTGTGTTCTCGGCCTTCGTAAGCATCTCTCTGAGACCTCAACCCCCCACTGCCCCTCTCTCCTGGTGGGCCTCAGCCAGGCTGTAGAGCGTCGGCTGGCGCCTGTCCTGGAGGACCCTCTATACATCACAGCCACCACCCTGGACCCCCAGTTCAAGCTCACTTGGAGCAGCAACCCTGACTGGCACAGACAAGTTCTCATAGAGGAGTTGTCCAAACATTCCACAGCCTCCAGCCCCATAGACCCCAACACAGACCTACATCATCAATCCCAGACCCCTCCTGCCCCAGCTCCATCGCCGGTCTCCTCGCTTTCCCGGCCCTGCAAGCTGTTCTCTTTCATCAAGCAGAGACCCACAACACAGGCCAAGAGCCTAGAGCAGGAGTTGTCCGTCTACCTACGAGAGGAACCCACAGACGAGGAGGCTTTGCATTACTGGCGGCGTAAAGCAATTGACTTTCCTCTGCTTGCTCAGGTGGCCAAGAGGGCGTTTACCATACCTGCTTGTGGCACTGTAGTCGAGAGCATTTTTACTGCTGCATGGCGCTGTCTGCGACCAGAGAGAGGCCGCGTCCTGCCAAAAAACCTGGAGACGCTCATCTACCTCAAAGCGAACTATAGATTATTATGGACTTAAAGCTAGGAGTCAAGCATTTATTTGACCTAAATAGCAACTAAGGCTTTATACCTGCAGAAAGGTTACTTCTTGGATACTAACCTATTTTCTTCTCTTAGGAACTGGGCTAGAAACATAACATAGTACTCATACTACACATCATTAGATGTAAGATGGAATGAATTACCCAGAATTTCTCAGTTCCCCTTCTTAAGAAGGGGTTTCCAGACTGCAGTAGGTGTGGATTGCTGTCTGTTTACCATGTAGCCTGTATACAGAGTATCATAACACATGCTGTGCACAGAGGGGACTAAAGGCAGATCAATACTAAAGCATttactttgacattattttaCCTGGTCTTCAGATAACTGCAAGACCACAAAGCCCCAACTCTCAAATTCAAACAGAGCTTATGTCTGTGTACTGATATGCCAACAATAACCAAATGGTCAATTATTGCATACTGTAGCATCTGATTTATTCTCACTGATATATAATAACCCTAGAGGTTGTGACCAAtttatttgatgttgtttttgaggAAGGCATCAGCTGCTAAACCATATATCAGTGCATCATCCACttattcttttctatttctgtatGTATGCCTTATCACTGGGACATCGTAATAAACAAGTTTCACTTGCTAATGCAGAGGTGCACTCATTCATATACGTTGCAAACTTATTTTTCCAATGGAGAAAAGCTGAAATatatcatatctttttttttccccctaattaatttatattttttctctgccAGCCTTTATAACTCCATGTGTGCCCTGTCAGAGTGGAGgtcaatttcattttcttttcttgctttttcaATCGATGTCCAATACTTCTGAACTTTTAGGAATTGAAATTGGCTTGAACCTGCTTCTGCCCCGGAAAACTAGCAGAggatgtgtgcatgtgacaTAATATTGGCTTTCGCTGTGTCTGACCtcactgaaatatttttaaaccaCTTTGCAGGGCACAACTTTGAAGGAGAAACTTTGAACTTGTCAGTGTGCATTTGCCTTAATTCAGGGACTCTGTTGCTCTTGGCTGGGCCAGTGGGAGGGCATGCTGGGTAATTGCATGTAATTCCACTTCAGTTATATTTGAGTCAGCGGGCAATCAGCAGTTGCATCCTACGCAGCCCTTATCTTAAATCCAGCTAGGCCCACAAAACCTTACTATTACTAAAGTACTTAAAAATTAATGGTAGGAAACTAAATGTAGCTACCATACAATTATTTTCTAATGCTACATGAGAAGGCACAAACTGCTTCAAtgcattttataatgttttggTATAAAAATCAATTTGTAAATGAGCGTCTGTGACGGATTTGTTATAGCTCTTATTATAAAGACTCTCACAATGATTAAGCCTCTTTTTTCACTTCAAAACAGCTTCATCTCAGTGTTACTGTTCTTGATATAGTTGAAACACACTTCTGATGAAGTGTGTTTATCTGAGCGAGATACAATGGGATTTAACTTATAGATAATAATCTTTAAAGCTTGCTGTGATCTTAATGATTATTATCACTGCAGGATGTCCCTGTGGATTTATATGTGATGCTAGACATCAGTGTGGATGTGTTCGTGCATTAAGctttgaaaagtgtttttgctCATCCCCAcgggtgttgttgtttttgagtgTATGTGGAGCAGCTTGAAGTGTCTCTCCCTTCCTACCCCTGGCTGTGACAGCTCATCCATTCGAGTTAGTTCAGCATGCTGGGCTGCGATCCTATTGGTAATTGCCTCTGAAATGAATTACTTGGCAGAGAGGGAGActgagggaggaaaggaaatTGTAATTggactgcccccccccccaaccctctCCCTTATGCCTCAAGTTATTACATCTGCAGTGCAGAAAGCCGTTTCTGTCtgcacatagacacacactctTACTAAACCAATTTTTCCCCTCCCCCACACAATGGCCCCAGCAGAGGACCATATTGATGCAGGGTGATTTCATAGATTGATTGTTCTCAGGCACAGGCACACAGGGCCACACTCTTGCACTCTTATTCAAAGCACAGAGACATATACTTAcacattggtgtgtgtgtgtgtttatttgtgtgtactGCTTCCTCCCCCATTTACTGGCCTTTATGTATTGCTTACATCTACCGTGTCCCAGGACTTCTGGAGTTGGCACAAACAAAAGTGGCGTTCAGTATCAAGTGAACCCTGGTTGCCccgtacacacagacacacatagcCAAGTATCGTTATTAATAACCTGCCTGTTGCTGGTCTGTTGACAGTTAAAGCCTTTTGGATTAAAGAGGCCACTCGTTTTGTTTGAGgttgtacatttatatacagaATATGTTAGTTTTTTTGCTTCATTGGGGATCTGTATAAAGCCTGTTAGAGATATTTTCAGTATTGCCCCGACTTCCATCATGCAACACATGGATATTCACTCTTGTGTTGCCCTTTGGCGTTTTGACAGCCAGGGCATGGAAAGAGGGGGAGTGTGTTAAATTACCCCTGCCCCGGCCAGACATGCACATGTTGTGACTCCAACAACAGCACACAATAGGATCTATTTCTGTAAATGCACTAGGGTTATCACTCTACTTGCCCTgagctatctctctctctctctcgttctcccttcctctctctaaCCCTCTCACCACCCTACTCTGAATCATGGCTGACAGAAACAGCCGAGTCACTGttaagaggaaagagaagaagttggaaaacaaaacaaatggtgagaaggagaaggggaaagaaaaggatAAGGGGAAAGAAAAGACTGGGAATAAATCCGACAAACTTTTGAAAAAGCCAGAGAAGACCCCTGAGCAGCCCAAGAcggatgaagagaagaagaatggGGGAAGTGAAGGCGCAACAGGAGAAGAGGCAACAAACAGTGAAGAAAATGGAGAGTTTCAGCCCATAGAACTGCCACCGTTTGAGATTGTGACTGGGTGAGTAAGATTTAATACATACACCACAAGAATTGTGGGTCAGCCACGTCACTTATATACCTGTTTTGCACTTTAACAATTCactttttggattattttttcttttcttttctatatgAAGTAGGTTTTCATGTCCTTATGTTAGGGATATTGTTCCAAACGCTTAATAGTTGATTTCAGTGAAGAATTACAATAATGACTTGTGCTAACCCTGCCATCCTTACTAACCCCGCGGTAAGAATAGGGATGAGTCATAGAGCTGACACGGATGCAGGCCCTTGCTATATCACTCTGCCTGGCATCTGTTCCCCAGTTTCTGTCCTTTGAGTATTAGCTGTTTGATATGGGATCTATTTGCGAAATCAATCTGGCTTTTCATACGCAGTATAACAATGGATTAATAATGAAAGACATGACGGGTATGTTTCTTGTACAGTTGACTCATGATGGGCCTGGCACATCTACAGATCATCGGATGATGTGAAAGCCAAAAATATTTATAGAAACATCAGTTTACTCAGCAGTAGCCTCATTAATATTCTACTCACTGTGTCACCATAGTCTATTTCAAAGACTCCCTATAATCACTCTTGTTTTGTGTCTTGGATGGTTGACAAATTTATCCCAAAATGTGCTCCGTGTTAGGCGAGGAAGTGAATGTCAGCTACACTGTCATGCACAACGATTAAAGGTTACAAATAACTTTGAAAGCACTGCTGACAGATAAATCATA
The sequence above is a segment of the Anoplopoma fimbria isolate UVic2021 breed Golden Eagle Sablefish chromosome 12, Afim_UVic_2022, whole genome shotgun sequence genome. Coding sequences within it:
- the si:dkey-109j17.5 gene encoding zinc finger BED domain-containing protein 4: MASVSKVSILDYFNIVFEGENGKIESNCKACGTRIQAKRSVTSNFVTHLKRKHQAMYDDFVKRKDMKREGYSSGSLHGFTTNGGNTRYTLPINARVGGGGGGGGAGGAGGLGTLEGGGSGGGLTRFDRHDPRQVLISEAIAKMIVRDLQPVSIVENQGFRELLQLLEPRYTPEPQHYIQSQLLPAYVYQAQLATRQALASAHALSLSLDLWRGLTGATSGYVGVTCHFLTSDWQMRSALLACLPLTGGSSGNRVLSDFDDVCHSHGVSGRAFRVVADHFLAATTTAKPCCLPGFLVEPSLAYSQDEDDVEEVDNGNNVEEGTRNGHGDGGEEGEWEDLWEQGVGVCRVDCFSRSLEQCVREGLRSCPQVTSTLAKAACFYNYITSAVPPEKLSQVFDGPGLSTGAPGNTPPVARVWATQLKVLRRLLDSVEFLEELSGPGEVALGGSERALLRELTDTLEPFTEAWDMVQGDRQADIQTDRHVSISLALPCVLGLRKHLSETSTPHCPSLLVGLSQAVERRLAPVLEDPLYITATTLDPQFKLTWSSNPDWHRQVLIEELSKHSTASSPIDPNTDLHHQSQTPPAPAPSPVSSLSRPCKLFSFIKQRPTTQAKSLEQELSVYLREEPTDEEALHYWRRKAIDFPLLAQVAKRAFTIPACGTVVESIFTAAWRCLRPERGRVLPKNLETLIYLKANYRLLWT
- the ccdc115 gene encoding coiled-coil domain-containing protein 115, translating into MVVSDLDKSSVLLDEKLLCFMEQLELLEEKRAALNSLIEQGWFSMSKARYSMGNKHVSPLQYASEIEPLVCVHAKTLDNGEVDFCTERVKQKCNEVGKDKIEDIGPQEEGVRRRIKPKKDMTEKEASEETSSEKAPEVTPVRKSDQNPQQDPLKWFGILVPQSLKHAQSSFQQVVELSAEIATLQTAVLNTRRELKHSMKDKRIHLEEASATQLDKMAD